In Argiope bruennichi chromosome 4, qqArgBrue1.1, whole genome shotgun sequence, the sequence CCAAACATGACTAcgcataacataaaaaaaaaacatctaattgCACCCCTCTTATGCTCTGTAGTGACATGCCCTTTTCTTTTAGACAAGAAGATCAATGAATTATGGAATTAGGTTAGCTTGGTATCACGTGAACATGAATTGATGCCTActcttaaatttatcatatttacttaccaaatttatcacaaatatttcaacagaatttaaaagatttctgttaaatttatttttaaaacattcaaaaaattatgagaaaagaaATTCTTCTGTAATTATGCATACTAatacttatttcattaaaatgaaaatccatataatttgaattaatgagTTTAACAAATGGTTAGTGTAATTTTTTacgataaattatgtaatttacttggaaaaagtttttttttttaatttgcacagctttgttattgaatttaaacatttgaggtggatttaaataaaataatgcgaaaattaaatcttttgagtTTACTTATAAGATTTGTAATTATGAaagattgatttaattttcatgattttcaatGCGAGGTTCTTAGGCATATTGTATTTGCGTATATATGTGGTGTTTCGACCTTAAAGTaaggaaatttaagaaatttatcttttgaaattatcGAATATTCATCAGCTTACAGCTAAAGATAGAACATTCATGTTTGCAAATGGATATACAAGGctgttcaaattaaaatttgccaTCTCAAAGAGCTGGGAAGTATGTTAAATTAATGCGAAATTTGAACAATAAGTGTTTTAATTAAAGCGccatttattaaagataaaaaataaaaaatgcatacaaaaatttgtgataaaatgcttGAGATATAGGATTTTATGATAAATCTAGTACTTTAAGAATTAAAGTTAGCATAGGAAAACTTTGGGAAATAATAGTTGAATACTCTATTGTCTGAGAAATTCAGTTCTAATAAATATCGATAAGCTTCAGTGGAAATGTGATCGCATGAATATGGATCTTCGAATGCCTTGATCTTATCGAacttttggaatgaaaaaaagatattaacaAGTCATGATAACTTtgtttagcaacaaaaaaaaggCAGAATCTCTTTAGAAATCACCGCTTAAAAAGCCTAGGGGGAGAGGTCTCCTTAAAtctttctcacatactttctaataaaattgaatttgcattttagaagcattttttccAGCCAATTGATATCACAATTTGACACACAAATATAACTGTAGTCACAAAGTCacatattaaatatgatataattaggtcactgcggttttgagttatggcatttatatgcttctgaaagtacagacagacgaCATTTAAATTCTGTCCTTTCTTtctggcacaaaatttgatagatatcttacaatatatatgttaaatctgtgtgccgaattttatccatctagctctcttcgttttgtagttaacgGGGTAACCTATTCTCAAACAGTTGGGCAGATGTCCTCTAAATAGaatttgctcaacatttgatagaaacctgcaaTGCCGgtgtaaagaccatgtaccaaattttatctgtctagctgtAAGCGGTTTTGAGTCGTCTTTATCACAGACAGGCGTTTAACAGAAATGTGTTTTACGAATTCAAGGTGGCCTAAAACGAGTACATTTCTCAAAATGTTGAGTTCGAACTTTTTTGATGAGTAAACTAAATTTTCTATACTTcgtttacgagaaaataaaaagatccGATGGTTTTTCGAaggtttttcaaagttttatttatattgtgagtcattttaatcttttatgccgtgtgcaatgaaatatattttatttgcatttttactaatttttatgtaCAACGTTTTTTTTCTCGGctcttatttttgtttcatattactttttcatttatctaatttatctGAATCACAATGGACACAATGTTGCTAAACACTGTTAATAAAAGCgcttttaagataaattatgcTATCAGACTTAATTATCAAAGATATAGAGCTTCAAgagttaaaaagatttattttataatattgacaTATATTTACCTACAAACGAAGcgtattaaatgaatttttccaacGAATCTGAATGCTTTAGTTGTCTAATCTatgtttttataaacaaacaaaaaatgggttaatagtttaaaaattgaaagcatgTTTCTCATGGAATATATTAACTATACGATCACCGTATGGACTAATATTCGAAgtgataaattaatacaattccGAAGTTTATGTAAAGAACTACCGGGGTTAAGTATTTCACTTTATGTAAtatgaacacatttttaaaagaaatacaggcttatttttgtttaaagctattcaaatattctttataatagaTGAAACTGCCTAGTAATAGTACGAAATGGCTATATGATAGAATTATGCTTATTTATTACCATGTTACGTTGATTATACTTAAGACTTAATTATGCTCACTCTGCACATCAGAGATACTGAAATAGTGTAGGATGAGTTATCGCACTGTCTCGATATCGTTCGTATTTTGGGAGCTACCTATAATGATCACTTATAATCGTATGAAATTTTCGACTGTAAGTTTTAATGAACAACAAGGTTATATTTcctttcgttttattttaatagccctaaaaaaattcgatattcatttataatctcCCCGTCGTCCTGTAGTAcaagtttgtttcaaaatttaagatatttcaacAAAAGTGTCtgacaaattaattcaaaactttcaCCCAAACTCGTTatcattaaatttctgaaatataaaaagatcACCGTGAATACATTATACTGATCATTCTACCATTCATAAAATGGTGATTAAATGACATTATGTTTTCGAAAGAAAGACAGTTGCAAGCTCTTATTTATTTCCTCCATGTATTATGCAAGTCTAGTTTCTTTTCCGGCacatttcatattcattattttaaatatttaagactaTTTCTTTCACGAATTAAAGTTTGTTTCACTTTTGTACCAGATGAATCAAGccttaaacaaataatttctacCATTTCTGATTATcgtttgtttcattaaaatgttgattttgtGGAAGTGGTGGGATAATTGCTTACCCGAACAaaaaatataagatgaaaataCGATGAATGGTATATGGAATAATATAAATCGTTGCCATCTGATGAatgagaaaaatcaataaatggaacgatctgacttttttttattcaattgcatAAGAATTATTAAGAATTGTGAAGACTGAATGTCCCAATTCTTTTTAACCTTCttcatttgataatattatttgtatgaaTATTAGAATAGCAGATTGCGCACATTTCCTTATAGTATTCAGAACAGCTTATAAACAGtgattcattaaaaactttaaatgaatgtgaaaatttaataaaatcactgTAAAAGTcgataaagttatttatatataaacagtatgaaaaatttcgcagttaaaattcaaaagtatattaagttaatgaatcaaaataaataagatattattaaaatgaaatgttttcaaaatttttgaaaaatatatttaatgatcctgataaggaataaaaatattttatatcatagttAGTTgcatattatgaaacaaaaaaattatgacagttgagaaaaaattattttataaaatatgaacataatggatcgaaagaaaacaattttttttgcaaggagtaaaacaaaactaatttaagtcattaacgtTATTACcttcagaaaatgtaaaaatttctatttttttaataaactgcaaACGAACAGCAgcaacaaaaatttctgaaaatatgactCGCTCTCTTTCAAGTGATAGtcattaaaactgaataaaagaaattaaattaaaaacgtgcgtagaaaatagtttaatttattaaaactacttttcatcatattctttaattaaaaaattaaaagcatcaaCGAAACTCAATAaagaagacaagaaaaaaaaccctacgtatgtaattaaaacttttcacaatgtaaaaaatgtataaatgaaggATAAAAGAAGCTTAACTTTTGTTGTTTTAGAAATTCTCTAATATTGTATAAGAAAAGTCTGTTTAAGTTAATTAGTTTAATGCCTGGTTTTTCTGACATTTATGGGGGTTAACTTGCGGCGGTTTGTTTAAACCGTTTTATCATTCTAACACCCCCAAATGCAGCAACACTTTGAATTTAACCTTCCTTgagatttttatatgaaaaattgaaatcacagagaaaaaaattaacgtgCAGTAGTCCGTCACTGCAGCTTCAGACTATCACGTTAAAAATATGTGATCACTTCCATTTGTGATAGCTTATATATGTAGTTTAAAAatcatgtgttttcaaaactgtTGGATTGTACCTTGACCTATCTCTTACTTATTTTGTATTCcgtataaattaaattgaatgtgtTTTTAATCACccatttttaactgtattttaaaaagaagcttttatatttttaattattttctgatttttcatccattaatttattattcattattacaaatatgataaaatattagaattgctTTTTTCACAAAATCAATACCAGATGTTTCTAGCcgtattcaatcaaaatttagttaaatttaagtgataattaaattctaaaagtgtTAAATACAATATTGTGTTTGGAATGTGTGTCCAATGATTCACTTAACATAAAAAAGTTATGCagcaatattacatttaattaattcagatcTGAGCTGCTCCGTTCTTGCCACTATTATTAAGACTAGCGACTCTCTTAAATGCAAAGTTTGGAACGAAGTCTGCTAATATCTTGAAACTTTACATTTCATAAGTGGGGTGCATGGTCCAACTGATTCacacaaacataaatttttatttcatttttacaaagagAAACCTTTTCTTTTTTGCACTGCATTTCAGAGCTCTCGATTTCATATTTTCAGCATATTGTTATCGATAACATACAAGCGAATAAAATGTAAGGCGATCAGGGGATTTCCAAGCTCATTTTAGGTGAAAAACAATAAtagatgtttcaatttttatttaaaacgttaTAGGACatcatcaaacaaattttaatttgtcaatattttttgaagaagttACAAGTCATTAATCTTTGTAGACAAAGTGCTGTGCCCTCATTTTGACagctaaatttttttagatgccttaatattttaaaaatgtttttgataatttaaagatatttaaatttgaaagtagttgtgtgaatttttatttttttataatattattttagcatATTTGTGATTTACTCCGAAATGAATATGataagttaaaagtttttttatgatatttaaaattattcgagtTATATacagaaatttgcattttatattttaaatacatacaaatgATTTGAATGCATAAAACCCCTTTTATTCACTAAATTCAAACTTATAGGCATCTATTAAATAACAAGTTTGtaatttcaaaacaagaaatataaagatttctaaagctttaaaatgttttggcgcttcaatttttttcatactccCTAAAATTTTATAGAACTATATCAAAACAGAAGAATTGTTGAgaagaaatttcagaatatatatatatatatatatatatatatatattacgaattttaaacttaagatgttaatatttcttttcataccaAAAACGTTTcctctaaaaaaatatctttgttaaatGTATTCACTTTGAAGTTCCTATCTCAAACACAAAACCAACTTTTGCTTGAAAAGGATTCGAGTACCTGACAGAAAATATAACATTACTTTCTAATAATCTTATGACGCCTTGAACATTTGTCACAGCGGTTGCTAATTGTTATGAACATTATTATTATACCCATACTCAGGAATAAGCGATTTTGGTGATGTTCTTACTGTctgctgaattttaaattgacaagataaaaattaaataaaaaaacaaactgttTGGAAGATGTCTGGTTACTTTAAGAACCCTCGTTTAAGGAAGTAAGAAacgaataaatttcaaaattgcatctttataagaaaatgaatgaaaatttgcatGGTTTTTTTCATTAGTGCTATTAATGATcactaagttttaaattaataagttaaaaattaaaaaaaaaatctatcttgaAGATCTGTGATTGTTTCGAAAGCCCGGTCGTGCAAAATAAGAATCAACCCTACttcaaaattacacttttataagtaaatgaatgcaattttatatatcttttttggAGGTGCCCACTAAAACTAAACAGATAAGTTGAAACTTAAGacgaatttattttgaagatgtcTGGTTACTTTCAAAAACTTGACGGCAAGTAAAAtcagaaaatagttttttggAGTTACATCTTTAAATTACACCTTCATAATTATAAAGCacgtttaataaaatgtattagaaaaaccatttcatttctaATGACACGTGTTGTAATTGTTTCTTTTACTGAATTCTATTActctattatttattgaatatattccaAGAAATACGGAATAAAcgtttttttgaaattgtttgccAAATACATTGTCAAAAATGATGATTCACAATGAACGAAGACTTTTCTTTACATTGATAGGATTTCTGATCATCGTCGAAAGAAAAATCTCTGAAAAAAAGTTAGAagtttttatcttataaaaaataaattcatgatggaaaaataaattcaatttttcaattcgtAAAAGAATAGAATACTTTTGTACTATTTCCCgttttgataaatgatttaagaataatacaataatggaataaaattgtagataaaaCATGGCtcatacaattaattgaaaaaatatgcggGAAACTTCCAGATGACAACATGTATTCGTATGAAAGCATCATTCTCATAGTACAAAACTAGAAATAAGTTCTTgtgtataattttgaaagataaaaaagagCTAATGAGGTATGtaagtatgaaaataatatttttataatatttataagaaatagtatgggatttaagtaaaataagtttaatctTATATGggagaaaagtttatttatttaccgAAATAATGATTCTAACAATTATTGtgtgagaataaaaattttatatatttacaaatttatattgtaGGGAAAAGTTTAGTATACTCTACTAATTCTGAAATTAGCTTGTTATTCACGTTCAAGAAACTTTgaattctttttgttgttgttgttgttgttgttatagaAACTGCAATATGAAAGCATAAAAGGACTGTagattcaaaatctatttttgcgTAAGATTAACGACTGGCACAGATGCAATTtacttttatgattattattgcattaaaaaaactggTTTATTATacgtatgttaaaaaaaattattgaattccgTTTCGATGCCATAGAAGGGTTCTCTTGGGGTGGACCTCATCATTCTTAGTTGTACGCAAATAACAAGGATGACAACTGAGCCGATGCAGCATCTGATTTGTATGAGAAAGATCATCAGCGATAAATATCTGGTAAGAAATGAACAAAACGTCAGAAAAACAAGGAGTGGCATGAAATATTGATAGCAATGAAGTGCACACATATTTCCAATTCAATACAAACCACATTCTATGGAAAATGCGAATAAAAATGTCGCTAATGACTTATCTAACGTGTCTGCGTCGCTGGAGGTATGTGTGCATTATCCAATGGTTATCAatgaaacttaaagaaaaaaaatgcttcgccACTAAGGTCTTGTTCGATACATACAAAATATCTGCATAAGCCTTTAGTTTTCACGAAATATCGAGATGAGGGTGCTTAATCCCCTCCCCAAcggattttaattcatataattcgaTTTAGAATTTTGGTGAAAGTAGGTTTCTTCCATCTTCCCATCTCAAATCCAAAGAAATGATCTACAATCGGAGCATTTActgttcaataaaaatgaatgtaattggAGTATAGTTGTTTTAAATAACATACTTACCtgttagatattaaaattattacaggGTATTTATTATCTTGTGTTTTGTTGAATAGAAATCCCAAAAGGCCAGCTCTGAATTCGGCCGTATCAATCAATGTGGAAATAGAGATTCAGGCAGTTAAAATGGTATTAATACTACTacgaatatttctaatatttatgtagcaacgtttcttttttactttcacgtaaatgaaatataagtaaaatatcgtaatcgtcaaaaattcaaactcgagattttgacaaatctccgcgttttagaccttcctgaatccgaaaaacaaattatatttttctgtgacAGCTACAAAACACCTTCAGCTAGAcggactaatttttttttactgtctttatatcaagtttgtaaattttaatcaacTTCTCAAAAAATTCCGTTTAgaagaagtctgtttgtccggctgttctaATAAAAGTTAACATGATTATTGCAAATCTAAAAGAGCTGGACGGAAAAAATTCggcatacagatttaaaatttgcattggaGATtccaatataaatgttaaattgagACAAATTCAATAAGTGATTGACCGTCTGTAGTCCTTTAgtttcagaagcatgcaaacactataactcaaaaacacagtgGTACAGTACATTGTATATTACCTCAAAATATATACAATGGTATATTAcaccaaaattatatatcaaatttaatatgtaatattatgatTGTAATTTGGATctgtatcaaattataatttcaataaaaatacgtctaaaacacaaatcctattttcgaatactattaaccgtatgctAGGAATTATTCTCCAAATTTCCCGAAGTTCACaagataaatgtaataaaactattaaattcatgccaaagattaatatttcggaATTACTGGGCGCCAATGCTATGCGAGATGTTCTCtggaataaaatttgtattacagagtaagagagaaatttttttgGAGATACTCCCGTGGGTTTTACAGAGATATACATCTTGTTATCTGCTTTAACGTTTAGCTAAATCTGTTTCTTTGCACTCAATTGGCTGGTATCCTTTGAAGCATTTTAGACAGCTTTAacgaattatattttagaaatttcgagATAAACACATTTCTTTCACAAATCAATTGTTTTGTAAGAGCGTTAGGAGCCAAACACATTCAGCTACGCAGTTTGTTTTGAgcagaaaatagattttattgcatttttatttacactttacTACAAGGTTAAATTGAGATCGTTGAAATTAAGTTTAAGATATATTGTGTAAGTAGTCCAATGCGTTATTATAAACATATcaattttcgttttgaatgagatagaaaaaaattccttgtgCAAGTAGAATGAACTGaagctaaaataaatgaataacaaagatGGAAGAATAATGGGGTTAAAAAGGAAATAACACATACACACTACTtgaaattccttataaaaaaacCTATAGATTTTCGTAACTACCATTTTGGAATCAATCTTTTtaacatttgcatattttattacaatttaccctttttttgttttagaaaatttgattttcttttggcaagtaaagcaattaaaatcatatcttgccaaagtaattgcattttactttaatttaataaaatgaatattatttcctttaattgaattacttatttattagagtttaaaattatctgttttaaTAAAGATATGTATTGAATATGTAAACATCAgcaatatatatatctatatattgcTCTCTCTAtataatatatctatatctatatataacatagtttaaaaatcatgaaaatgatggagagttttattttaaagttaatctgTTTTTCTCACCCAGATAAAATCAAATAGTGTCaaacgaaattaataaattttatatttataaataaatattaaaataagatatacttaataaatttattaaatatttgttcatcaCGTGAagggaattttttatttacataatataatatttacattatctaAATAATATACTTAACTTCTTTTGCTgtgtaaattaaaagataattgagctcattttatgaaatttgtaaaaaagatattcttaacTTAGTAATTTAGCAttacttcaaataattcaaacttttaatgCGTTTTACATATTTATCAACACAATTGTTAATTATAATCGCTAAGTTTAATTCTCCTTTTATAATGCTGAATGGCCAAGTTCCAAAAAATGCtgttatctgtttttttttccttaatcatGAAAGaattattgacaaaatattttgatataaaaagttgctttttatatatgttttaaatcagAACTCGAACTAgacattatcttaatattttataattaaataccagaaatatttattttgcttgtttcCTAGATTTCTTGCTAATTATATTTTCGCAAAGTTCATATTTTATAGATGTTATTATGAAATTAGAAAGAACGTATTTGGAATAGTAGCGTGAATTTAGTCAattattcacaattaaaaaaatactcaccTTATTAAATCCTATTTGTATTTTGTACGATATTTGTACGATACTATTACTGGTATTTTGTACGATTCTATTATCAAATTCGTAACTTAGAAACAAGGATCTGAAAAATCAGAACGTAGTTTCTAGAAACTGATAGTAAATAATTGAAACTAGAACCTTTTTAATCTCCATTCATCCAAAGGTAGCGAAAAGAGagcaaaagaatttattaaaaaatttctaaggtTAACGCATAAGGTTCTGAAATAACCGGAGAGATTATCTTTTCCTAAAGGGAGtcaatttctttgtaaattatcTACGTGatatatttgttctaaaataaagttcttttcaCAAACCACATTCATTAAATTGAGATTTGAAAAAAGTCtttcaatttcattctttatgataaaaattttaaaaaataataacatcatCCCTGCAACATATAGAAATGAAAACTGctgattttataaaagaataaaactcaAAGTGAAGATTTTAACTTAAGTTTGTACAATAAATCAgtaatgattaattataattgatgTTTCGTTCGTATATCATATGGAAGATTTCTAAAATGAGCATACATATAGACAATGCATAACCACATACAAGAATAGTCAAGGctggaaatatattatttaaagtaatttgtttACGTGTTTTGGATTTCATTGTGTATTTTTTCAGCCAAGTTTTGTACATTTCCTCGCTCAGATACTTGTTGTAGAATCCACCTCTGTTAATTCTCACAATTAGAGCATCTAAAGCGGCTTTACAGCAGAAATCTTTTCTGATTGCGATTCCCACACTAACAGAATCCAAGACATCTTCAGAAATGTATTTAGTGGACCATGGAGGCAGTCCAAATTGAAGACCAAACACTAATTTAACATCTATTATTGCTGTTCTACCGTCAAAATACATTTCATCCAAAGAATTAGACAATGGAGGAAACCAGTTGTTTTCAACGATGCTATGTCCCAGCTGGACAATGTTATATTTATCACTTTGTAGAAGATAGTCTACAATACTTTGAGTTGCAAAAGCTCTGTATTTTCCTTTAGTAACAGCCAGGGAAAGTTCTTCGAAATTTCTTACTGGAGATTCTATGTAGTCCATGGTGTGTAGCGTTGCAAGTCCAGCTGTATAACTAGAAGAAATCACTAAAGCAAAGTATAGCCAAATCGCAAGTAAAAAACGATTTGCAGTTACGATATTGAtcatattttgccgaagaatgcTTCTGAATAACTGAAACATCATTTCTAAATAAGAAGATTTTTTGCgggatttcaaataaaatataaaagggaGAATAATCCATACTGCAGCTATAGATAACCACATGTCCCACTTAAATGAGTATAAGAAAGAATGCGGCTGTGGTATGATTCTTGGTTGGTGAGTAGCAAAACATATTTCGTTGACCGAGTATGGTTCAGTGAAGTCAACGGCGGTCAGTCTGTCTTCAGTCGGACTGAGAAAGCCAATGGCCAGATCAGCTTCTCCCCTGCTGACCATTCCTATCAGTCCTGtccaatttccatttttcaaacgATTTCCCCACATTCTGTCTGCTGGAGAAACTAATTCATACTGAAATTGCAATACTTGTGATAAAACACTCAAAAGTCTTCCATCTACGCCACCTAATTTTACTTCACCAGTGTGTCCACCATACATCTCTGAAATCTGTGTGTAGTTGTAAgcagcaataattaatttttttgagaaatttgtcATCTGGGCCATTTTATAACATCAAAATCCAATGGAGGAAAATCGTATCTTGAATACAAGAGAAAAACTCAGCACGAAAGTTTTATAAGCATTAAGCATATCAATTAGATGATACTTCTTAGGTCTTCTATCAGCAGGATTTAAACTTAGATCAACAATTTCGTCACCATAAATATTTAAGCACTGTGTATAACTGTAGCAGGTTCGATTAATTATGTTAGAAATTCCATCTTCTAAATTGCTTTCTAATTGCTAGTAACATGAGAACATAATTAAATGTAGATTGTTGTTGATAGTTCGTTAAGCAGCAGATTACAGCTGGAATTATACCTTAATTATTGGTTAGGTAATGCTTCAAAGATCTTCCATAAGCACAACTTAAATTTACATAAACAGCTTCATCATTACCAATTTCTACtgtctttgtattattttaaaatattttcaattatactaTTCAACTTCAGTTCATGAATTTCATTACGAAAAACCTGAGTTCTGCATATAATCAATCCATTAAAGACGAAACGGCAACGCTTGTGATAAAATATCTAAAGCAATTTATTTCCGCTGCGATAGTCAGTTACTTTTAAAAGTTCCTCATTTATTGTCTAAGAGGAATTTTGATAAAGATAGAATTATAGAGTAATAACGGTACCAAAAACTCCAGAATAATACATCGCTCCAGAATAATACAATGTACTGATCTGTAGATCGCACTCTCTCTTTCTGGCTATTCTATCAAGAAAATGACTCGTAATGATGTGTTGATCTATACTGAATCAAATGTTTCATTATGATAATCATaaggaagtatttttatttcattcttatttcttaGTTGCTTAGTCATAGTGGAGTGATCGTTGAGCAAAGTAAGCAAAACTGATTCGCATTaactttgtttttatatcttCAGAATGGCTTGTATtcgaataatttctttattactaaACATGGTATTATTTATAACAGTATTCACCATGACGTcattaatgttttattgattCACTTCTGAATAAGGCAAATGATAATATTTACTAATGTCCGATTTATCCACTCTCCCAGATTAATTTACTTATCATATTATTTCAGAGCATTGGT encodes:
- the LOC129965691 gene encoding glutamate receptor ionotropic, kainate glr-3-like — its product is MYGGHTGEVKLGGVDGRLLSVLSQVLQFQYELVSPADRMWGNRLKNGNWTGLIGMVSRGEADLAIGFLSPTEDRLTAVDFTEPYSVNEICFATHQPRIIPQPHSFLYSFKWDMWLSIAAVWIILPFIFYLKSRKKSSYLEMMFQLFRSILRQNMINIVTANRFLLAIWLYFALVISSSYTAGLATLHTMDYIESPVRNFEELSLAVTKGKYRAFATQSIVDYLLQSDKYNIVQLGHSIVENNWFPPLSNSLDEMYFDGRTAIIDVKLVFGLQFGLPPWSTKYISEDVLDSVSVGIAIRKDFCCKAALDALIVRINRGGFYNKYLSEEMYKTWLKKYTMKSKTRKQITLNNIFPALTILVCGYALSICMLILEIFHMIYERNINYN